The Desulfovibrio sp. G11 region TAGACTGGCCCCCGGGTGTTGCAAGACTAACAATATGTCTTCTCAACGCATGCAGGCCGCCTTTTATGGCGTGCAGCCGTGCATGCGTACAGCGCCGGCCACTGTGGCGGGGGGGGGCTGCCCGCGCCGCCCGTCCAGCGGGCCAGGGCCGTTGCAAGGCAAGGTTGCGTCAACTTTTGATATTTACGGTTTGTCGTGCCTGCCCGTCTTTACCGCCCCGCGTGCCGCCGTATGGAACGCGGGGCGGATTTCTGTCAAGCGTTGCTTAATGGTATGTCTTGTCGTTATAAAAAATAATAAAAACCAAATAGTTATCATAATGGTATGCTTTGACGGCTTTTATTTGTTCCGTAAGCGTGTATAGTGACTTTTGGCCCGCAGGGCCGTTTTCGCTCATTGTAACTTCAAGAAAAGGTTACTGCTCCCATGCTTGCAATGCCCAAAAATCTGCCCCATCCGCAACTGAAGCCCAATACCGAAGTTGTTTTGCAAAAGCGCTATCTGCGTAAAAATCTGGACGGCAAAATCATCGAAGCGCCGCGCGATCTTTTCTGGCGCGTGGCCGCCGCTATTGCAGCCCAGGAAGAAAACTATAAAAATTCGAGCCGTACGCCGAACCAACTGGCCCGTGATTTTTACGACCTCATGACCAGCTGGAAATTTCTGCCCAATTCGCCCACCCTCATGAATGCCGGTACGGAACTGGGGCAGCTTTCGGCCTGCTTTGTGCTGCCCGTGGGCGACTCCATTGAAGAAATTTTTGACGCCGTCAAATACGCCGCCATGATACACAAGTCCGGCGGTGGCACGGGCTTTTCCTTTTCCCGCCTGCGGCCCAAAGATAGCCGCGTAGGCTCCACCGGGGGCGTGGCGTCCGGCCCGGTATCCTTTTTGCGCATCTTTAATACCGCCACTGAACAGATAAAGCAGGGCGGCACACGGCGCGGGGCCAATATGGGCATTCTGCGGGTGGATCATCCGGACATTCTGGAATTCATCCGGGCCAAGGAAAAAGAGGGAGAGTTCAATAACTTCAATCTTTCCGTCGGATTGACAGAATCTTTCATGCAGGCCGTGGAAAACGACGAGCAGTATGACCTTGTTTCGCCCAATAACGGCGAAGTCATGAAGCGTCTGCCCGCGCGTGATGTTTTTGACCTTCTGGTGCGCAAGGCGTGGCAGTCCGGCGATCCGGGTATTGTTTTTCTGGACCGCATCAATCGCGACAATCCCACGCCTGATCAAGGCGAGATCGAATCCACCAACCCTTGCGGCGAACAGCCGCTTTTGCCCTTTGAGGCGTGCAATCTGGGGTCCATCAATCTTTCGTGCTTTCATGTGCCGGGGCATGAGAACAGTGCTGACCCCGCTGCGGGCATTGATTGGGACGAACTGCGCCGCGTGGTGCATCTGTCTGTGCGTTTTCTTGACAACGTCATCGATGCTTCGCGTTTTCCGCTTGACCGCATTGGCGAAACTGTACGCAAAAACCGCAAGATCGGTCTGGGCGTTATGGGCTTTGCGGACCTGCTCTTTCAGCTCGGCGTGCCCTATGACTCGCAGCAGGGCCTTGATCTCGGCGAGCGCATCATGGCCTTTGTGCAGGAAGAAGGGCACAGGGCATCGGCGGAACTGGCTCTGGAGCGCGGGCCTTTCCCGGCCTACGGATCTTCTGTGTTTGCCCGCAAGAAACTCGGGCCTTACCGCAACGCCACGGTAACCACCATTGCGCCCACGGGTACGTTGTCGATCATCGCGGGGTGCTCGTCCGGCGTGGAGCCGCTTTTTGCCCTTTGCTTTACCCGTAATATTCTGGACGGCGAGCGCCTGGTGGAGATCAATCCGCATTTTGAGGCAGCGCTGGAATCCGGAGGCCTGTTCAGCCATGAGCTGATGGATGCCGTAGTAGCCAAAGGCTCCATTCAGGATATGGACTATCTGCCTGCCCCGCTGCGCAAGACTTTTGTGACCGCTATGGATA contains the following coding sequences:
- a CDS encoding vitamin B12-dependent ribonucleotide reductase, which gives rise to MLAMPKNLPHPQLKPNTEVVLQKRYLRKNLDGKIIEAPRDLFWRVAAAIAAQEENYKNSSRTPNQLARDFYDLMTSWKFLPNSPTLMNAGTELGQLSACFVLPVGDSIEEIFDAVKYAAMIHKSGGGTGFSFSRLRPKDSRVGSTGGVASGPVSFLRIFNTATEQIKQGGTRRGANMGILRVDHPDILEFIRAKEKEGEFNNFNLSVGLTESFMQAVENDEQYDLVSPNNGEVMKRLPARDVFDLLVRKAWQSGDPGIVFLDRINRDNPTPDQGEIESTNPCGEQPLLPFEACNLGSINLSCFHVPGHENSADPAAGIDWDELRRVVHLSVRFLDNVIDASRFPLDRIGETVRKNRKIGLGVMGFADLLFQLGVPYDSQQGLDLGERIMAFVQEEGHRASAELALERGPFPAYGSSVFARKKLGPYRNATVTTIAPTGTLSIIAGCSSGVEPLFALCFTRNILDGERLVEINPHFEAALESGGLFSHELMDAVVAKGSIQDMDYLPAPLRKTFVTAMDIAPQWHLRMQAAFQRHTDNAVSKTVNLSNSATEQDIREIYWLAYQEGCKGVTVYRDGCKSIQVLATGEGQKKMDSGSAEVAGGSAQSGHASEHADHRAGAHAVAADGPIAAVPSLVRKRPDEVQGFTRKVQTGLGAMYLTVNEVDGRPFEVFATIGKSGRSITAKAEAIGRLVSLALRSGVHVRDVVAQIKGIGGEHPVFRGKGLLLSIPDAIAWVLEQRYLKDEVVDTVSDIAVSRCPDCGEKLVFQEGCLICPACGFSRCG